A single window of Granulicella cerasi DNA harbors:
- a CDS encoding acyltransferase, which yields MPSPKQLIAAPLTAFLRAFDGARESLRRIVSFSSLAAQLRDQLPASTVVLGRQWVYGTRNIRFGEHTLLYPGCHFETQEHAALTLGNGCVLSRGVHLVAMAGITIGDGTMIGEYSSLRDANHAREEGVAMRDAGHTAKPITIGREVWIGRGVTILGGITIGDHATVGANAVVTRDVPAGAVVAGVPAKPIISREEKA from the coding sequence ATGCCTTCACCCAAGCAACTCATCGCCGCTCCGCTCACCGCATTCCTTCGCGCCTTCGATGGCGCGCGTGAATCGTTGCGCCGCATCGTCAGCTTCTCTTCGCTCGCCGCACAACTGCGCGACCAGCTTCCCGCAAGCACCGTGGTGCTCGGCCGCCAATGGGTCTACGGCACGCGCAACATTCGCTTCGGCGAACACACGCTGCTCTACCCCGGTTGCCACTTCGAGACGCAGGAACACGCCGCGCTCACACTCGGCAACGGCTGCGTACTTTCGCGCGGCGTCCATCTCGTCGCGATGGCCGGCATCACCATCGGCGACGGTACGATGATCGGCGAATACTCGAGCCTGCGCGACGCGAACCACGCTCGCGAAGAAGGCGTCGCCATGCGCGATGCGGGTCACACCGCCAAGCCGATCACCATCGGTCGCGAAGTGTGGATCGGTCGCGGCGTCACGATCCTTGGCGGCATCACCATTGGCGATCACGCGACCGTCGGCGCGAACGCCGTTGTTACACGCGATGTCCCCGCGGGCGCGGTCGTCGCCGGCGTCCCTGCGAAGCCCATCATCTCTCGCGAAGAAAAGGCTTAA
- a CDS encoding acyltransferase family protein — MTSSAKPSLNSPWDSRHNNFDALRILLALLVLASHCMPLATGTEEREWVARWTHHQLTGGAISVDLFFVMSGFMITASMERSKSAWQFAQRRIARIYPGFLVCALLGFFVFAQIGHAELLPRLSARIGDFLLETLRLREFTYSHAFAHNIYDGRAINGSVWSIQYECWCYVGVMLLGVVGLLKQRVWPLLFFVGSLALSVMFLVRGWVFGGKFLGVLLGSPQLWARLLPYYLAGVVFYLYRRQIPHSAALALLAVIACVVAARVPFGVAALFPMAGSYLVFYLAYAKWLPLTQAGRFGDFSYGLYLYAFPIQQTIVMLHGGAMSPAILFVEATPLVLLLSVASWYGVERRFLRPGRRHETIAQGMKEAVS, encoded by the coding sequence GTGACCTCCTCTGCCAAGCCGTCGTTGAACAGCCCGTGGGACTCGCGCCATAACAACTTCGACGCGCTGCGTATTCTGCTCGCGCTGCTGGTGCTGGCCTCGCACTGCATGCCGCTAGCGACAGGAACGGAGGAGCGCGAGTGGGTAGCGCGCTGGACGCACCATCAGCTCACAGGCGGAGCGATCTCGGTCGATCTCTTCTTCGTGATGAGCGGCTTCATGATCACGGCCAGCATGGAGCGCTCGAAGAGTGCGTGGCAGTTCGCGCAACGACGCATCGCGCGCATCTATCCGGGCTTCCTGGTGTGTGCGCTGCTAGGGTTCTTCGTCTTCGCGCAGATCGGGCACGCTGAGTTGCTGCCACGTCTATCGGCTCGTATCGGCGATTTCCTGTTGGAGACATTGCGGCTTCGTGAGTTCACGTACAGCCATGCGTTCGCGCACAACATCTATGACGGACGCGCGATCAACGGCTCGGTGTGGTCGATCCAGTACGAGTGCTGGTGCTATGTCGGCGTGATGCTGCTGGGCGTTGTTGGTCTGTTGAAGCAGCGCGTGTGGCCGCTGCTGTTCTTTGTGGGCTCGCTTGCGTTGAGCGTGATGTTCCTCGTACGCGGATGGGTGTTCGGCGGCAAGTTCCTTGGGGTGCTGCTGGGTTCGCCGCAGCTCTGGGCGCGGTTGCTGCCGTACTATCTGGCGGGCGTGGTGTTCTATCTCTATCGTCGCCAGATTCCGCATAGCGCAGCGCTCGCATTGCTGGCGGTGATTGCCTGTGTGGTGGCTGCGCGTGTGCCGTTTGGCGTAGCGGCGTTGTTTCCGATGGCAGGGAGCTATCTGGTGTTCTATCTCGCGTACGCGAAGTGGTTGCCGCTCACGCAGGCCGGGCGCTTCGGCGACTTCTCGTACGGGCTCTACCTCTATGCGTTTCCGATTCAGCAGACGATCGTGATGCTGCATGGCGGCGCGATGTCGCCGGCGATTTTGTTTGTCGAGGCGACGCCGCTGGTGCTGCTGCTTTCGGTGGCAAGCTGGTACGGCGTGGAACGTCGCTTTCTGCGGCCGGGACGTCGGCATGAAACGATCGCGCAGGGTATGAAGGAAGCGGTCAGCTAG
- a CDS encoding glycosyltransferase family 4 protein, protein MRYLLVTHIPFARNEAGNVLLDKLWSADLDGLAASMGAITVAAPELPLSTLSSWGTGFAERPTQGEVSFVSLPARRGRLDFFYGMKLRKALGAAVQNADLVHTSNLFGNDVALYYGHDLATKLGKKTLFVVAEDFPDMLGWEWVRTAPAGLQQKRRARTLAQLEKHVQQRVNTASLTFLHTPAAVVRYRMHAQNAFAIRQPVHEAEEVISSAALEARSNALLAGGPLRIVTASRMQPLKGLDFLLRAVAIARSRGEDVRVTLYGGGSQQAELEALSRRLQISEAVHFGGALQQGAELRGAIEQEHVFAMPHLTTDFGRAFFDAMAAGLPVVAYRSPASEDTVRHGEDGLLVANADVEALAATLVKLSHDRQFTAALSQGARQRALDNTRALWNALRSSWIRELFK, encoded by the coding sequence ATGCGTTATCTGCTGGTCACTCATATTCCATTTGCGCGCAACGAAGCGGGTAACGTCCTGCTCGACAAGCTGTGGAGCGCGGACCTCGACGGCCTCGCCGCGAGCATGGGCGCGATCACCGTCGCCGCACCCGAGCTTCCGCTCTCCACGCTGAGCAGCTGGGGGACAGGCTTCGCCGAGCGTCCTACGCAAGGCGAAGTGAGCTTCGTCTCGCTGCCAGCACGCAGGGGCCGCCTCGACTTCTTCTACGGTATGAAGCTGCGCAAGGCACTCGGCGCCGCAGTGCAGAACGCTGATCTCGTCCATACCTCGAACCTCTTCGGCAACGACGTCGCGCTGTACTACGGCCATGATCTCGCAACGAAGCTCGGGAAGAAGACGCTCTTCGTCGTCGCCGAAGACTTCCCCGACATGCTCGGCTGGGAATGGGTTCGCACGGCACCTGCGGGCTTGCAGCAGAAGCGCCGCGCTCGCACGCTCGCGCAACTTGAGAAGCATGTGCAGCAGCGCGTGAACACCGCCTCGCTCACCTTCCTGCATACCCCCGCAGCGGTGGTGCGCTACCGTATGCACGCGCAGAACGCCTTCGCGATTCGTCAGCCTGTGCACGAAGCGGAGGAGGTCATCAGCTCCGCCGCGCTGGAGGCGCGCTCGAACGCGCTGCTGGCCGGGGGTCCTCTGCGCATCGTCACCGCGTCGCGCATGCAGCCGCTCAAGGGCCTGGACTTCCTGCTGCGTGCTGTCGCCATCGCACGCTCGCGTGGCGAAGATGTCCGCGTGACGCTCTACGGCGGTGGATCACAGCAGGCGGAGCTCGAAGCGCTCAGCAGACGTCTGCAGATCAGCGAAGCCGTTCACTTCGGGGGCGCACTGCAGCAGGGTGCGGAACTCCGCGGCGCGATCGAGCAGGAACACGTCTTCGCGATGCCGCACCTCACCACGGACTTCGGCCGCGCCTTCTTTGATGCCATGGCTGCGGGCCTGCCTGTGGTCGCCTATCGCTCGCCCGCAAGCGAGGACACCGTGCGCCACGGTGAAGATGGGTTGCTCGTCGCGAATGCCGATGTGGAAGCGCTGGCCGCGACGCTCGTCAAGCTGAGCCACGATCGCCAGTTCACCGCTGCGTTGTCGCAGGGCGCACGTCAGCGCGCGCTCGACAACACCCGCGCGCTCTGGAACGCGCTGCGCTCTTCGTGGATCCGCGAGCTCTTCAAGTAG
- a CDS encoding glycosyltransferase family 2 protein yields the protein MSQIGKLSVVIIGRNEGPRLARCLVSVCAMHNAGWESEYIYVDSGSTDDSLEIAAEHGFRVLELTGGKPTAARGRNAGWRAATGDVVLFLDGDTVLDREFVATAAQALVEPTTAVVWGHRRELYPEQSIYNRVMDLDWIYAPGWTPFCGGDALFRRDVLAAVDGFDETLIAGEEPELCRRILAHGGRILHIDVPMTKHDLALRNFKPYWARAERAGHAYAEVAARFAASGEPFWQDEVARNRKRAMVLLAAPVAGLLLSVALRSWWPIVLVLLAYVALVLRTAWKARWKSKDAVTLLLYGVHSHLQQIPIFFGQLRFARNRRKGVRSELIEYK from the coding sequence ATGAGCCAGATCGGCAAACTCAGCGTTGTGATCATCGGGCGCAATGAAGGCCCGCGCCTCGCGCGCTGCCTGGTGAGTGTGTGCGCGATGCACAATGCCGGTTGGGAGAGCGAATACATCTACGTCGACTCAGGCTCGACGGACGACTCACTCGAGATCGCTGCGGAGCATGGCTTTCGCGTATTGGAACTGACCGGTGGCAAGCCTACTGCGGCGCGCGGACGCAACGCCGGTTGGCGTGCCGCGACGGGCGATGTTGTGCTCTTTCTCGATGGCGACACCGTGCTCGATCGCGAGTTTGTGGCGACGGCTGCGCAGGCGTTGGTGGAGCCCACGACGGCGGTGGTGTGGGGCCATCGGCGAGAGCTGTATCCGGAGCAATCGATCTACAACCGCGTGATGGACCTCGATTGGATCTACGCACCGGGGTGGACGCCGTTCTGTGGTGGCGACGCGCTGTTTCGCCGCGACGTGTTGGCGGCGGTTGACGGCTTTGATGAAACGCTGATCGCGGGTGAAGAGCCGGAGCTTTGTCGGCGCATCCTCGCGCACGGCGGGCGCATTCTGCACATCGATGTACCGATGACGAAGCATGATCTTGCGTTGCGCAACTTCAAGCCGTACTGGGCACGCGCCGAGCGTGCAGGCCATGCGTATGCTGAGGTCGCGGCGCGTTTCGCGGCATCGGGCGAGCCGTTCTGGCAGGATGAAGTTGCGCGCAATCGCAAGCGCGCGATGGTGTTGCTTGCGGCGCCTGTTGCTGGCTTGCTGCTCAGCGTAGCGCTGCGTTCGTGGTGGCCGATCGTGCTGGTGCTGCTGGCGTATGTGGCGCTGGTACTGCGCACAGCGTGGAAAGCGCGGTGGAAGTCGAAGGACGCCGTCACGCTGCTGCTCTACGGTGTGCACTCGCACTTGCAGCAGATCCCGATCTTCTTCGGGCAGCTTCGCTTCGCGCGCAACCGTCGCAAGGGCGTTCGCTCGGAACTCATCGAATACAAATAG
- a CDS encoding exopolysaccharide transport family protein produces the protein MSDTRKGSIVRGTDQDFARGDAIPRASSRAGHSAAFRLDLQRAFAMHGKVAMLAGFLVFALVFLVGLTRKKHYSAETIFYVAPVQREVLNANGPTGYDDMRYSATLQQLMQTMQRMDVAEKAVRSLPEGVWRAPNEPVRVAAANLIGNLSVQRSGSSFQMVADLTGDDPDATAAALNALAATFIAQVKNDTDGPTEQQMKLLEAEQQTVADALVKDQDKQARLSAALGVARLSTDKSNPLDDSVAQLRQQLFSVEQARQQTLTQASGNSGESNDALATPAATLLSSLNSRKATLQSQMAGMTPANPIYQQDQVELAATDRELTDATAKFEKDRRDREQTRRHELEARSAGLERELKDRLLHQTELAARSAPQLQEYASLTAETDRLQTRANAIDDAMRGIEVQRRSPSFVRVAIPATPPLLPEPGKRKLLLLGSVPLGIFVAIAVAVLLNSRERRIFVGRDVERILGFRPMAVLPAAEEVSEPVRDSYLLRLAGAIENSYRNGARTFAFTAPSPETDVEELVFHLQNKLKEMGYAVLWVGSDTLLRAERDFEEAYGRGPDLSEEARHGEHGTDGLAAARLAWLQGDYDFVLVDTPSLTISGEAEYAVRRCDATVLVNESAVTTREDLYIAGEILERIGLGGVGAVVKNLKLENADVLFQHTVQKAEEDHARRAPREPRDNEGTWQVLEAGTTRELVLPGDPVARNRRRRRPANAASPKFTSVS, from the coding sequence ATGAGCGATACACGCAAAGGATCGATCGTGCGCGGCACGGACCAGGACTTCGCCCGAGGCGATGCGATCCCTCGCGCCAGCTCGCGGGCAGGACACAGCGCAGCTTTCCGCCTCGATCTGCAGCGGGCTTTTGCGATGCATGGCAAGGTGGCGATGCTGGCGGGCTTCCTGGTGTTCGCGCTGGTCTTCCTCGTTGGCTTGACGCGTAAGAAGCACTACAGCGCGGAGACGATTTTCTATGTGGCTCCTGTGCAGCGCGAAGTGCTGAACGCCAATGGCCCCACGGGCTATGACGACATGCGCTACAGCGCCACGCTGCAGCAGTTGATGCAGACGATGCAGCGCATGGACGTGGCCGAGAAGGCCGTACGCAGCCTGCCGGAGGGTGTGTGGCGCGCTCCGAATGAACCTGTCCGCGTGGCCGCAGCCAACCTGATCGGCAACCTGAGCGTGCAGCGCTCGGGGAGCAGCTTCCAGATGGTGGCGGACCTTACGGGCGATGACCCTGACGCGACGGCCGCTGCATTGAACGCGCTGGCTGCGACCTTTATCGCGCAGGTGAAGAACGATACGGATGGCCCGACCGAGCAGCAGATGAAGCTGCTCGAAGCCGAGCAGCAGACGGTGGCCGACGCGCTCGTGAAGGACCAGGACAAGCAGGCGCGCCTTTCTGCCGCTTTGGGCGTCGCGCGTCTGAGCACGGACAAGAGCAATCCGCTGGATGACAGTGTGGCGCAGCTTCGGCAGCAGCTTTTCTCCGTGGAGCAGGCACGTCAGCAAACGTTGACGCAGGCCAGCGGCAACAGCGGCGAAAGCAATGATGCGCTGGCGACGCCGGCCGCTACGTTGCTTTCTTCGCTGAACTCTCGCAAGGCCACGCTGCAGTCGCAGATGGCAGGGATGACGCCGGCGAACCCGATTTACCAGCAAGACCAGGTGGAGCTTGCGGCAACGGACCGAGAGCTTACCGACGCGACGGCGAAGTTCGAGAAAGACCGCCGCGATCGCGAGCAGACCCGTCGCCATGAGCTCGAAGCGCGCTCGGCTGGGCTTGAGCGTGAGCTGAAGGACAGGCTGCTGCACCAGACTGAATTGGCTGCGCGTTCTGCGCCGCAGCTGCAGGAGTATGCTTCGCTGACCGCGGAGACGGACCGCCTGCAGACACGCGCCAATGCTATCGACGATGCGATGCGCGGCATTGAAGTGCAGCGTCGCTCGCCGTCCTTCGTGCGGGTAGCAATTCCCGCAACCCCGCCGCTGCTTCCGGAGCCGGGCAAGCGCAAGCTGCTGCTGCTGGGTTCGGTGCCGCTCGGTATCTTTGTGGCGATCGCTGTAGCTGTGCTGCTGAACTCGCGTGAGCGCCGCATCTTTGTCGGCCGCGATGTGGAGCGCATCCTCGGCTTCCGCCCGATGGCTGTGCTGCCGGCCGCAGAAGAGGTTTCCGAGCCGGTGCGCGATTCGTACCTGCTGCGTCTAGCAGGAGCGATCGAAAACTCCTACCGCAATGGAGCGCGCACGTTTGCGTTCACCGCTCCCAGCCCGGAGACGGATGTCGAGGAGCTGGTCTTCCATCTGCAGAACAAGCTGAAGGAGATGGGCTACGCGGTGCTTTGGGTGGGTAGCGATACGCTGCTGCGCGCGGAGCGTGACTTCGAAGAAGCCTATGGTCGTGGGCCGGACTTGAGCGAAGAGGCCCGTCACGGCGAACATGGCACCGATGGTTTGGCGGCTGCGCGTCTTGCATGGCTGCAGGGTGACTACGATTTTGTCCTGGTCGATACGCCTTCGCTGACGATCTCCGGTGAGGCTGAGTACGCCGTGCGTCGCTGCGATGCGACCGTGCTGGTGAACGAAAGCGCAGTGACTACGCGCGAAGATCTGTACATCGCTGGCGAAATCCTGGAGCGCATCGGCCTTGGCGGCGTGGGCGCGGTGGTGAAGAACCTGAAGCTGGAGAACGCGGATGTGCTCTTCCAGCACACCGTGCAGAAGGCGGAAGAAGACCACGCTCGTCGTGCGCCGCGCGAGCCGCGAGACAACGAAGGTACGTGGCAGGTGCTCGAAGCAGGAACGACGCGCGAACTCGTACTGCCGGGCGATCCGGTGGCGCGCAATCGTCGTCGCCGCCGTCCCGCGAACGCGGCATCGCCCAAGTTCACGTCCGTAAGCTAA
- a CDS encoding serine O-acetyltransferase has product MFENIREDWHAHNKDWTRQGFWVMVVYRFGRWRYGIKPRVLRVPFSFLYKFMKFWADCVLGAEIPCEVQIGRRLSIEHTGTIVVSGDAKLGDDCVLRHGVTLGLRNRGRRGSPQLGDRVDIGAGAKLLGPITVGDDVAIGANAVVLQDIPSNHIAVGNPAVIKPRKTLPPLAENA; this is encoded by the coding sequence ATGTTTGAGAACATCCGCGAAGACTGGCACGCTCATAACAAAGACTGGACGCGCCAGGGGTTCTGGGTCATGGTCGTCTACCGCTTCGGGCGCTGGCGCTATGGCATCAAGCCGCGTGTGCTGCGTGTGCCGTTCTCGTTCCTCTACAAGTTTATGAAGTTCTGGGCTGACTGCGTGCTCGGCGCGGAGATTCCGTGCGAGGTGCAGATCGGTCGTCGGCTTTCGATCGAACACACGGGCACGATCGTCGTGAGCGGCGATGCGAAGCTTGGCGATGATTGCGTGCTGCGCCACGGTGTGACGCTGGGACTGCGGAACCGCGGCCGTCGTGGCTCACCGCAGTTGGGCGATCGCGTGGACATTGGCGCAGGCGCGAAGCTGCTTGGCCCCATCACCGTTGGCGATGATGTTGCGATCGGCGCCAACGCGGTGGTGTTGCAGGACATCCCTTCGAACCATATCGCTGTGGGCAATCCGGCGGTGATCAAGCCTCGCAAGACACTTCCTCCGCTCGCGGAGAACGCATGA
- a CDS encoding glycosyltransferase family 4 protein produces MNPVRDAMPAHDAPADATGTPPRATRLAYLLSRYPAISHTFFLHEVLGLRALGMQIETASINAPDRAMNALPPVEAEEASKTFYVKSGGKVGSLLKLLGISVKHPTAFMRGLRAIFSVKGLTAKKRAMWFAYLAEALLLGDWMRQRDLPHLHVHFGGPVASVGFLTSRAWGVPFSLTIHGPEELQDFSANQMQEKLLQAAFVLCISSFAKSQLMQRLPTDHWSKLHVVRLGVPEEMLALPPVKAQSTALPHVVCVGRLVPEKGQRLLLQAIARLRAEGVYVTATLVGGGPERASLEKFVRQQGLSESVRLSGPQSHPETLALLRTADIFALPSFAEGIPVALMEAMALEIPCLSTTVAGISELIRSGQDGVLVAPSDVDALTESLRLLASDASLRARMGHSSRERVLEHYRLRDNHARLAEIFRHSLQPAVKQ; encoded by the coding sequence ATGAACCCCGTGCGCGACGCCATGCCTGCTCATGATGCACCGGCCGACGCCACAGGAACTCCTCCTCGCGCCACGCGCCTCGCATACCTCCTCAGCCGCTATCCCGCGATCTCTCACACCTTCTTCCTGCATGAAGTGCTGGGCCTGCGCGCGCTCGGCATGCAGATAGAGACTGCGTCGATCAACGCACCCGATCGCGCGATGAACGCGCTGCCTCCTGTCGAAGCGGAAGAAGCCTCGAAGACCTTCTATGTGAAGTCCGGCGGCAAGGTCGGCTCGCTGCTCAAGCTACTCGGCATCAGCGTGAAGCATCCCACTGCGTTCATGCGCGGCCTCCGCGCCATCTTCAGCGTGAAGGGACTCACCGCGAAGAAGCGCGCCATGTGGTTCGCCTATCTCGCCGAAGCCCTGCTGCTCGGCGACTGGATGCGCCAACGCGATCTGCCGCATCTGCATGTGCACTTCGGCGGCCCCGTCGCATCGGTCGGCTTCCTCACCTCGCGCGCATGGGGCGTGCCTTTCAGCCTCACCATCCACGGCCCGGAAGAGCTGCAGGACTTCAGCGCCAACCAGATGCAGGAGAAGCTGCTGCAAGCTGCGTTCGTGCTCTGCATCAGCAGCTTTGCAAAGAGCCAGCTCATGCAACGCCTGCCGACAGACCATTGGTCCAAGCTGCACGTCGTACGCCTCGGCGTGCCAGAAGAGATGCTTGCGCTGCCGCCGGTGAAGGCGCAGTCCACCGCGCTGCCGCATGTCGTTTGTGTCGGCCGCCTTGTGCCAGAGAAGGGCCAGCGACTCTTGCTGCAGGCCATCGCGCGCCTACGCGCAGAAGGTGTCTACGTCACCGCAACGCTCGTCGGCGGAGGCCCCGAGCGCGCGTCGCTTGAAAAGTTCGTGCGGCAGCAGGGCCTCAGCGAAAGCGTCCGCCTCAGCGGACCGCAATCGCATCCGGAAACGCTTGCGCTGCTTCGCACCGCCGACATCTTCGCGCTGCCGAGCTTCGCCGAAGGCATCCCCGTCGCGCTGATGGAAGCGATGGCACTGGAGATCCCCTGCCTCAGCACGACCGTCGCCGGCATCAGCGAACTCATTCGCAGCGGACAGGACGGCGTGCTCGTCGCACCTTCTGACGTCGACGCACTCACCGAGTCATTGCGTCTGCTCGCGTCCGACGCCTCGCTGCGCGCGCGCATGGGACACTCCTCGCGCGAACGCGTCCTCGAACACTATCGTCTTCGCGACAATCACGCACGGCTCGCTGAGATCTTTCGCCACTCTTTGCAACCGGCGGTGAAGCAGTGA
- a CDS encoding glycosyltransferase family 2 protein, which yields MSTYDVSVILVSFNTSKLTHECLTALYEELEGFTHEVLVVENASRDDSAAMIERDFPQVKLFRSDVNLGFGNANNVALPVAQGRYIVLLNTDAFIAPGGLRKAIAHMDATPRCGMGGGKLIGRDGGWQPSARMFHTVWIDFTVLTGLSYRFPKSKLFSALDRTWSDQSQPASVDWVPGAFAIIRPEALAQTGFFDPAFFLYYEEVDLCYRLKQAGWEIWYWPDIVITHIGGESSRSLKSLEFSSQAAQVVKWRMRSTFLYYRKHHGAQAWLAKWMEKSLYTASMWRNKLSSTPERKAKAERFANLRRLIDQAWDDTKGGRVSPPAPW from the coding sequence GTGAGCACCTACGACGTCTCCGTCATCCTCGTCTCCTTCAACACCTCGAAGCTCACGCACGAGTGCCTCACCGCACTCTACGAAGAGCTCGAAGGCTTCACGCACGAAGTCCTCGTTGTCGAGAACGCCTCGCGCGACGACTCCGCTGCGATGATCGAGCGCGACTTCCCGCAGGTGAAGCTCTTCCGCAGCGACGTGAACCTCGGCTTCGGCAACGCGAACAACGTCGCGCTGCCCGTCGCACAGGGCCGCTACATCGTGCTGCTCAACACCGATGCCTTCATCGCGCCCGGCGGCCTGCGCAAGGCCATCGCACACATGGACGCGACGCCGCGCTGCGGCATGGGCGGCGGCAAGCTCATCGGCCGCGACGGCGGATGGCAACCGTCGGCGCGCATGTTCCACACCGTCTGGATCGACTTCACCGTGCTCACAGGCTTGTCCTATCGCTTCCCCAAGTCGAAACTCTTCAGCGCGCTCGACCGCACGTGGAGCGATCAAAGCCAGCCCGCCTCCGTGGATTGGGTGCCCGGTGCCTTCGCCATCATCCGCCCCGAAGCACTCGCGCAGACAGGCTTCTTCGACCCGGCGTTCTTCCTCTACTACGAAGAGGTCGACCTCTGCTATCGCTTGAAGCAAGCGGGCTGGGAGATCTGGTACTGGCCCGACATCGTCATCACGCACATCGGTGGCGAAAGCTCGCGCTCACTCAAGTCACTCGAATTCTCGTCGCAAGCCGCACAGGTCGTGAAGTGGCGCATGCGCAGTACCTTCCTCTACTACCGCAAGCATCACGGCGCACAGGCATGGCTCGCCAAGTGGATGGAGAAATCGCTCTACACCGCCAGCATGTGGCGCAACAAGCTCAGCAGCACGCCCGAGCGCAAAGCCAAGGCCGAGCGCTTCGCCAACCTCCGGCGCCTCATCGACCAGGCGTGGGACGACACGAAGGGAGGACGCGTTTCGCCGCCAGCGCCCTGGTAG
- a CDS encoding polysaccharide biosynthesis/export family protein: protein MGTVVLGGALYAQQPQPSDPAPATPAPASLSDILQYEAPANQPYRLGRGDVLNVLVEGRPELTGHQTVGPDGSISMPLIGSVQVVDMTRDDAAHAIHDALLKYYTFPIVTVTVDGYNSNRVLLLGSISSPGMQTFDHTPTLLEVLAHGGGVTHSGLNSRSGGGGNGGGGGYGGGSGGGDSDPMPDRAVIYRHNQTAITLEVRKLVASGSPLANIRLQRDDIVFVPAPNDRYVSVLGQVQRPGSQMLDPHTTLARLLSDAGGLMPTAGKNPSIRIISAASGKQREIPFNNLLNPRTSEVKLEAGDVIFVPESGFNSVAYVLEKLSPLISIFSTAALLNQR, encoded by the coding sequence ATGGGAACCGTTGTGCTGGGCGGCGCGCTCTATGCGCAGCAGCCACAGCCGAGTGATCCTGCGCCTGCGACGCCCGCACCTGCGAGCCTCAGCGACATTCTGCAGTACGAAGCCCCTGCGAACCAGCCGTATCGGCTGGGCCGTGGAGACGTCTTGAATGTCTTGGTGGAAGGTCGCCCTGAGCTGACGGGCCATCAGACGGTCGGCCCTGACGGCAGCATCAGTATGCCGCTCATCGGTTCGGTGCAGGTGGTTGATATGACGCGTGACGACGCCGCTCATGCGATTCACGATGCGCTGCTGAAGTACTACACCTTCCCGATCGTTACGGTGACGGTGGACGGCTATAACTCCAATCGGGTGCTGCTGCTTGGTTCGATCTCGAGCCCCGGTATGCAGACCTTCGATCACACACCCACGTTGCTCGAAGTGCTGGCGCACGGCGGCGGCGTCACGCATAGCGGCTTGAACAGCCGAAGCGGCGGTGGTGGTAATGGCGGTGGTGGAGGCTACGGCGGAGGAAGCGGCGGTGGTGACTCTGATCCCATGCCCGATCGTGCGGTGATCTATCGCCACAACCAGACGGCGATCACGCTGGAAGTGCGTAAGCTGGTCGCTTCCGGCAGCCCGCTCGCGAACATCCGCCTGCAGCGCGACGACATTGTTTTTGTGCCGGCGCCGAATGATCGCTACGTCTCGGTACTTGGACAGGTGCAGCGTCCGGGGTCGCAGATGCTCGACCCGCACACGACGCTGGCGCGTCTGCTTTCTGACGCTGGCGGCTTGATGCCGACCGCGGGCAAGAACCCGAGCATTCGGATCATCTCTGCGGCAAGCGGTAAGCAGCGCGAGATTCCGTTCAACAACCTGCTGAACCCGCGCACCTCGGAAGTGAAGCTCGAGGCGGGTGATGTGATCTTCGTGCCGGAGAGCGGCTTCAATTCGGTCGCTTACGTGCTCGAAAAACTTTCTCCGCTGATCAGCATCTTCTCCACCGCAGCACTGTTGAACCAACGATGA